The following proteins are co-located in the Apium graveolens cultivar Ventura chromosome 5, ASM990537v1, whole genome shotgun sequence genome:
- the LOC141660159 gene encoding uncharacterized protein LOC141660159 encodes MGKKGKAVGRIYFAHPSSGERCYMCMLLNFVKGSTSFECIRTVNGVTYPTFKVACYALGLLDDDREWVDCLSKAAVWATGNELHNLFVTILIFFHVSNVPELWKTHSQILSEDMLHMQRKRFQFPTLQLTTTQTEAYALVEIESLMHKLGKSLKDIDGMPQPDSSLTQDIGNRLLKEELNYDRADLKILHKKYLHALNHLQKIAYDAILHSVQHDEGKLFFIIGHGGTEKTFLWNTIASKLRSNSMIVLPVATSGIASLLFPNSRTTHSRFRIPLDVTAESTCEIKHGTQLAELLQKNSLIIWDEAPMTHKHCFEALDKSMRDILTRYEDSHSKPFGGLTVVCGGDFRQILPIIPQSERADIIDASLNSSYLWYHFEIFELTQNMRLHRKGVDEVHAGKIASFNR; translated from the coding sequence ATGGGAAAAAAAGGAAAGGCAGTTGGTAGAATCTACTTTGCACATCCATCAAGTGGGGAGCGCTGCTATATGTGTATGCTCCTTAATTTTGTAAAAGGGAGCACCTCATTTGAGTGCATAAGGACCGTAAATGGAGTAACATATCCAACTTTCAAAGTTGCATGCTATGCTTTGGGATTATTGGATGATGATAGAGAATGGGTAGATTGCTTATCTAAGGCTGCAGTTTGGGCAAcaggtaatgaattacacaatCTCTTTGTCACAATCCTTATCTTTTTCCATGTTTCCAATGTACCAGAACTTTGGAAAACTCATTCTCAAATACTCTCGGAAGACATGCTTCACATGCAACGAAAAAGGTTCCAGTTCCCCACCCTCCAGTTAACAACAACACAGACTGAAGCATACGCGCTAGTTGAAATTGAAAGCCTCATGCATAAATTAGGCAAGAGCCTAAAAGATATAGATGGAATGCCACAGCCTGATTCATCGTTGACACAAGATATAGGAAACCGATTATTGAAGGAGGAGCTGAATTATGATCGAGCCGATTTAAAGATCTTGCATAAAAAATATCTGCATGCTTTAAATCATCTCCAAAAAATTGCGTATGACGCAATTTTGCATTCTGTTCAACATGATGAAGGCAAGCTTTTCTTCATTATCGGTCATGGTGGCACCGAGAAAACATTTTTATGGAATACAATCGCTTCAAAATTAAGATCGAATTCAATGATAGTCCTGCCAGTTGCAACCTCGGGGATAGCCTCATTGTTATTTCCCAATAGTCGAACAACACACTCCCGATTTCGCATTCCGTTGGATGTCACTGCAGAATCTACATGTGAGATTAAACATGGTACACAATTAGCTGAGCTTCTTCAAAAAAATTCACTCATTATTTGGGATGAGGCCCCAATGACACACAAACATTGTTTTGAAGCTCTAGACAAGTCCATGAGAGATATACTTACACGATATGAGGATAGTCATTCCAAGCCCTTTGGAGGCCTTACAGTAGTATGTGGTGGCGACTTCCGCCAGATACTACCTATTATTCCACAAAGTGAACGTGCAGATATTATTGATGCCTCTCTTAATTCATCCTACCTTTGGTATCACTTCGAAATCTTCGAGCTAACACAGAATATGAGGCTGCATAGGAAAGGGGTTGATGAAGTGCACGCTGGAAAAATAGCATCATTTAATAGATGA